Within Trichoderma atroviride chromosome 2, complete sequence, the genomic segment TTCCAAACGCCAACGCCTCTAGCCATTTTACACCCGTCCCGCCACCCTCGCCCTCTGAGCCTCGTTCTCTCTGAGAGCCTCGCTTCGCGCCAAAAAGTCCTGCCGTGACGCATAAGAATCCTTGGATTTGCCAGCCAGCTCCAAATCGTCCTTGATGCCCTCCTTGTCCACGAAGCCAGCCCAGTCCATGCGACTCTTCTCCACCGTgttgagcttctttgcctGTGCTTCGTTGGCTGCCTTCATCCTGGCCGCCAGTCCGAGGTTCAGATCGGTTCGACTTATTGTGCCCTCTAGGATGGGCTCGAAGGCGGACCGGAAAGCCTTTTTGGTAAGTCGCTTAGTGAGGGATGCGTCTGGCAGTGCGTCTCCCTCCTGAGAGGCCAGGTAGAGCTTCGCTTCTGCCGAATCGCGAGGGACGAGCTTTTCTTCGGTATGGACTCGACCGGCAAAGTTGTAGGTTCGCTTGATGCGGATCATGGACGATTCGTCTTTTTTTGAATCGCGCTTCTCGTCTGCGACTGCCTTTTCGTTTACGTCCACAGCCATGTCTTCTGCGTTTTCTGGCGGTCTtgatgctgaagaggctCCGGCAATCATCTCTGCCCAAATAGCATCGACATCGACCGTCACAGGCCCTCTACTCGCAGCATATTTGCGTTCTTCCTTTCTATACGTCTCTTAGTCATGTCCAGCGCAGCTGTTTCGTATTCTTAGCGGGAGAGGAAGCATACTCGGCAGCGCGTTGACTTCTCGTCTTGATCAGGCCGCCTTCGCCACCTTCATCATCTACAGCTTCAcccttggctttggctctttttttgcttttttctgcctttttcaaTTATCGCCTCGTCGCCCGAGTTAtttggttcttcttctccttcggcGGTCGCATCTTTCACCGGCCGCTGGCGTTTTCTCGCAGTCTTGTtatcgtcgccatcttccgaGTCTGAAGGGCTGGACGCAGCGTCGGGCGCATCATCGGCATCGGGCGCAAAGTCGGAATCTTGAGAAGACTCGtattcttcgtcttcgtcaatTATGCGCTCTGGCGGCATTGCGTAGATCTGGTGAGGGAGCAAATAAGTGGTGGCATGTTCCAAGGCGACCGCGTAGACGCGCCGGTGAGGCCGCTTTCGGTGAATCTCTTTCGGTGTGGGGCCAATGACGCACCGCCTATCCTCTGTAGAAGACCCCAAACCTTCTATATCTGCAAGTACCTATCTCTATTAATGAATTCACACAAGTCGTCACTGCGTGTCTTTAATATTTGACTATATGATCACGAACTATGAATACTCTCATATCATGATTCTCATCTGCCGCTGGTCATGAGAAGCATCGCTAGCTACTGAGCCAGCTCAATTTCGTGTCGCTTGTAGGGTATGTCGAGCCTCCAGACTGCCAAGGTACTAGATTCGTGGCTTTCGAATTAAGCCTACGTACAACCAAAACAGGCACCAAAGGGACTTATTATATGCCGCTTGGATTCGTTTCAATCTCGTTTTGGCATGCCAGAAACACTAGTGAATTAACCTTTCGCGTTGAAAGCCAAATACCTTTACTGAATCTGCGTCTAGCAACCAGATGAATGAGCCTCGAACCACCCCAGGAAATGGGGGTACGTGAGC encodes:
- a CDS encoding uncharacterized protein (EggNog:ENOG41~BUSCO:EOG092D4EV2), with product MIAGASSASRPPENAEDMAVDVNEKAVADEKRDSKKDESSMIRIKRTYNFAGRVHTEEKLVPRDSAEAKLYLASQEGDALPDASLTKRLTKKAFRSAFEPILEGTISRTDLNLGLAARMKAANEAQAKKLNTVEKSRMDWAGFVDKEGIKDDLELAGKSKDSYASRQDFLARSEALRENEAQRARVAGRV